A window from Pseudomonadota bacterium encodes these proteins:
- a CDS encoding FkbM family methyltransferase, translating into MPILDGFVRVCGLTIRRKHMASAARIIAQTCEWYLSCHWNQQYWDMSKNGELLPLEHLKSCTETGNGVTIFDIGANRGDYARLASTVLPNSIVHCFEIIPDTRLTLRKMLSGMSNVIISDYGLSNKSGSLDVVCESENDERAHVKSRYDTEGGYLSSVRVTTGDSYVGERGIERIDLLKIDTEGHDMMVLEGFRDSLNKGVIRIVQFEYGYTWIRSRKLLKDAYELLESSKYKVGRLYPDGVMFKKYNWVKDEHYRMGNYVAVHERSEDIFNLLKLRNL; encoded by the coding sequence ATGCCGATACTAGATGGCTTTGTTCGTGTGTGCGGACTGACGATTCGCCGTAAACATATGGCATCTGCGGCAAGGATAATAGCACAAACTTGCGAGTGGTATTTATCGTGTCACTGGAACCAACAGTATTGGGACATGAGCAAGAATGGCGAGTTGCTGCCCCTTGAGCACTTGAAGTCATGCACAGAGACAGGAAATGGTGTAACTATCTTCGATATTGGAGCAAATAGAGGTGATTACGCGAGATTAGCAAGCACAGTTTTACCGAACAGCATAGTGCACTGTTTTGAGATTATACCAGATACAAGACTAACTTTGAGAAAGATGCTCTCAGGTATGTCGAACGTAATAATTAGTGACTATGGGTTATCCAATAAAAGTGGCTCTCTCGATGTGGTGTGCGAGAGCGAAAATGACGAACGTGCGCATGTGAAGTCACGATATGATACGGAAGGTGGATATTTAAGTTCTGTAAGAGTGACGACGGGTGATAGCTATGTTGGAGAAAGAGGTATAGAGCGTATAGATCTATTAAAGATTGATACGGAAGGCCACGATATGATGGTTCTGGAAGGCTTTAGAGATTCGTTGAATAAGGGCGTGATAAGGATAGTTCAATTTGAGTACGGTTACACTTGGATAAGAAGCAGAAAACTACTAAAGGATGCTTACGAACTGCTAGAGTCTTCAAAGTATAAAGTGGGGCGCCTGTATCCAGATGGCGTGATGTTTAAAAAATATAATTGGGTGAAAGACGAACATTATAGAATGGGAAATTATGTGGCAGTGCACGAGCGCTCGGAAGATATATTTAACTTGTTAAAACTTAGGAACCTCTGA